A part of Aegilops tauschii subsp. strangulata cultivar AL8/78 chromosome 2, Aet v6.0, whole genome shotgun sequence genomic DNA contains:
- the LOC109766280 gene encoding protein FAR1-RELATED SEQUENCE 11 isoform X4: protein MERPSSGEDGEGDSPNETRISLETAAAEADDSVPYIGQRFPTHEAAYELYSGFAKQCGFSIRRHRTEGKDGVGKGLTRRYFVCHRAGNTPAKPFDDGAKQQRNRKSSRCGCQAYLRIGRDAGAGGLEWRVTGFSNHHNHELLRQDEVRFLPAYRIISNSDRDRILVFAKSGISVQQMMRIMELEKCVQPGSLPFTEKDVRNLIHSFRRFELEEESVDLLQMCRNVKEKDPNFKYDFTKDANNCVENIAWSYASSIQSYELCASEGRKSAILHMGITEAVQKELPNTKHALSIGLIASRFPSWFNAVLGRHYNDWENEFYRLHNMESTMDFDLGWSDMVSCYGLHGNRHIASLFASRKLWASPYLRGHFLAGLAALPGISKIKDFIQRLLSAQTCLSRLIEQVAVVVDYKDQAGEQQIAQQNSENTILKTAAPVEGHAAAVFTPYAFYELQDELVEAAHYAYFHLEGNAFLVRHHTKTDGGCNVTWNQKEELISCSCQMFESSGILCRHALRVLTTLNYFQIPDHYLPVRWHRTQPQPSKSLIGGPDHGRSYERVKALQSMVSVLVSEAGKSEERMDLATQEVSVLLSRIRQQPVVPNVSGDSVRRQR from the exons ATGGAAAGACCCAGCAGCGGGGAGGATGGAGAGGGGGACTCTCCCAACGAGACGAGGATCTCGCTggagacggcggcggcagaggcggACGACTCCGTCCCGTACATAGGGCAGCGGTTCCCGACACACGAAGCGGCGTACGAGCTCTACAGCGGGTTCGCAAAGCAGTGCGGGTTCTCGATCCGGCGGCACCGTACGGAGGGGAAGGACGGCGTGGGCAAGGGGCTGACCCGGCGGTACTTCGTGTGCCACCGCGCCGGCAACACGCCAGCGAAGCCCTTCGACGACGGCGCCAAGCAGCAGAGGAACAGGAAGTCCTCTCGCTGCGGCTGCCAGGCGTACCTACGCATTGGCAGGGATGCGGGAGCCGGCGGTCTGGAGTGGCGAGTCACGGGGTTCTCTAACCACCACAACCATGAGCTCCTCCGGCAGGATGAGGTGCGTTTTCTCCCGGCGTACCGTATCATCTCGAACTCGGACAGAGACAGGATCTTGGTGTTTGCAAAATCTGGGATCTCTGTGCAGCAGATGATGAGGATAATGGAGCTGGAGAAGTGCGTCCAGCCGGGGAGCCTCCCATTTACTGAGAAGGATGTGAGGAATCTCATACACTCCTTCAGGAGGTTCGAGCTGGAGGAGGAGAGTGTCGACCTGCTTCAGATGTGCAGAAATGTTAAGGAGAAGGATCCCAATTTCAAGTATGACTTCACCAAAGACGCCAACAACTGCGTTGAGAATATCGCCTGGTCGTACGCATCATCGATCCAGTCTTACGAG TTGTGCGCTTCTGAGGGAAGGAAATCTGCAATCCTTCATATGGGCATTACAG AAGCAGTTCAAAAGGAGCTACCAAACACAAAGCATGCCCTCTCCATCGGGCTTATTGCATCCAGGTTTCCATCTTGGTTCAATGCAGTTCTCGGGAGACACTATAATGACTGGGAAAACGAGTTCTATAGGCTGCACAACATGGAAAGCACAATGGACTTCGATCTTGGATGGAGTGACATGGTGAGCTGCTATGGATTACATGGAAATAGGCACATTGCTAGCTTATTTGCATCACGGAAGCTTTGGGCATCGCCATATTTGAGAGGACATTTTTTGGCAGGGCTGGCTGCTTTGCCGGGAATTTCAAAAATAAAGGATTTCATTCAGCGGTTGTTGAGCGCCCAGACATGCCTATCCCGTTTGATTGAGCAG GTTGCGGTAGTTGTTGACTACAAAGATCAAGCTGGGGAACAACAAATAGCGCAACAAAACTCGGAAAATACAATTCTCAAGACGGCAGCTCCAGTGGAAGGACATGCTGCAGCTGTTTTCACCCCATATGCATTCTATGAGCTACAGGATGAGCTTGTAGAGGCTGCCCATTATGCCTACTTCCACTTGGAAGGGAATGCTTTTCTTGTCCGGCACCATACCAAGACAGATGGCGGTTGCAATGTCACATGGAACCAAAAGGAGGAACTAATTTCTTGCAGCTGCCAAATGTTTGAGTCATCAGGGATCCTCTGCCGGCATGCCCTCCGTGTGCTCACAACGTTAAACTACTTTCAGATCCCGGACCATTACCTTCCTGTCCGATGGCATAGAACCCAGCCACAACCTTCCAAGTCATTGATTGGCGGTCCTGATCATGGCAGATCATATGAAAGGGTGAAAGCGCTCCAGTCCATGGTCTCAGTTCTGGTGAGCGAAGCAGGCAaatcggaggaacggatggatctCGCGACACAGGAGGTCTCTGTCCTACTGTCCCGGATAAGGCAGCAACCTGTTGTGCCGAATGTATCAGGTGATAGTGTTCGTCGGCAGCGGTGA
- the LOC109766280 gene encoding protein FAR1-RELATED SEQUENCE 11 isoform X1 — protein MERPSSGEDGEGDSPNETRISLETAAAEADDSVPYIGQRFPTHEAAYELYSGFAKQCGFSIRRHRTEGKDGVGKGLTRRYFVCHRAGNTPAKPFDDGAKQQRNRKSSRCGCQAYLRIGRDAGAGGLEWRVTGFSNHHNHELLRQDEVRFLPAYRIISNSDRDRILVFAKSGISVQQMMRIMELEKCVQPGSLPFTEKDVRNLIHSFRRFELEEESVDLLQMCRNVKEKDPNFKYDFTKDANNCVENIAWSYASSIQSYEVFGDAVVLDTTHRLTSIDMTLGIWIGMNNHGMPCFFSCALLREGNLQSFIWALQVFLNFMNRKAPQTVLTDQNMHLKEAVQKELPNTKHALSIGLIASRFPSWFNAVLGRHYNDWENEFYRLHNMESTMDFDLGWSDMVSCYGLHGNRHIASLFASRKLWASPYLRGHFLAGLAALPGISKIKDFIQRLLSAQTCLSRLIEQVAVVVDYKDQAGEQQIAQQNSENTILKTAAPVEGHAAAVFTPYAFYELQDELVEAAHYAYFHLEGNAFLVRHHTKTDGGCNVTWNQKEELISCSCQMFESSGILCRHALRVLTTLNYFQIPDHYLPVRWHRTQPQPSKSLIGGPDHGRSYERVKALQSMVSVLVSEAGKSEERMDLATQEVSVLLSRIRQQPVVPNVSGDSVRRQR, from the exons ATGGAAAGACCCAGCAGCGGGGAGGATGGAGAGGGGGACTCTCCCAACGAGACGAGGATCTCGCTggagacggcggcggcagaggcggACGACTCCGTCCCGTACATAGGGCAGCGGTTCCCGACACACGAAGCGGCGTACGAGCTCTACAGCGGGTTCGCAAAGCAGTGCGGGTTCTCGATCCGGCGGCACCGTACGGAGGGGAAGGACGGCGTGGGCAAGGGGCTGACCCGGCGGTACTTCGTGTGCCACCGCGCCGGCAACACGCCAGCGAAGCCCTTCGACGACGGCGCCAAGCAGCAGAGGAACAGGAAGTCCTCTCGCTGCGGCTGCCAGGCGTACCTACGCATTGGCAGGGATGCGGGAGCCGGCGGTCTGGAGTGGCGAGTCACGGGGTTCTCTAACCACCACAACCATGAGCTCCTCCGGCAGGATGAGGTGCGTTTTCTCCCGGCGTACCGTATCATCTCGAACTCGGACAGAGACAGGATCTTGGTGTTTGCAAAATCTGGGATCTCTGTGCAGCAGATGATGAGGATAATGGAGCTGGAGAAGTGCGTCCAGCCGGGGAGCCTCCCATTTACTGAGAAGGATGTGAGGAATCTCATACACTCCTTCAGGAGGTTCGAGCTGGAGGAGGAGAGTGTCGACCTGCTTCAGATGTGCAGAAATGTTAAGGAGAAGGATCCCAATTTCAAGTATGACTTCACCAAAGACGCCAACAACTGCGTTGAGAATATCGCCTGGTCGTACGCATCATCGATCCAGTCTTACGAGGTATTTGGTGATGCTGTTGTGTTGGACACCACTCATCGGCTAACTTCTATTGACATGACACTGGGTATTTGGATTGGAATGAACAATCATGGGATGCCTTGCTTCTTCAGTTGTGCGCTTCTGAGGGAAGGAAATCTGCAATCCTTCATATGGGCATTACAG GTATTTCTCAACTTCATGAACAGAAAAGCTCCACAGACAGTATTGACTGATCAAAATATGCATCTCAAAGAAGCAGTTCAAAAGGAGCTACCAAACACAAAGCATGCCCTCTCCATCGGGCTTATTGCATCCAGGTTTCCATCTTGGTTCAATGCAGTTCTCGGGAGACACTATAATGACTGGGAAAACGAGTTCTATAGGCTGCACAACATGGAAAGCACAATGGACTTCGATCTTGGATGGAGTGACATGGTGAGCTGCTATGGATTACATGGAAATAGGCACATTGCTAGCTTATTTGCATCACGGAAGCTTTGGGCATCGCCATATTTGAGAGGACATTTTTTGGCAGGGCTGGCTGCTTTGCCGGGAATTTCAAAAATAAAGGATTTCATTCAGCGGTTGTTGAGCGCCCAGACATGCCTATCCCGTTTGATTGAGCAG GTTGCGGTAGTTGTTGACTACAAAGATCAAGCTGGGGAACAACAAATAGCGCAACAAAACTCGGAAAATACAATTCTCAAGACGGCAGCTCCAGTGGAAGGACATGCTGCAGCTGTTTTCACCCCATATGCATTCTATGAGCTACAGGATGAGCTTGTAGAGGCTGCCCATTATGCCTACTTCCACTTGGAAGGGAATGCTTTTCTTGTCCGGCACCATACCAAGACAGATGGCGGTTGCAATGTCACATGGAACCAAAAGGAGGAACTAATTTCTTGCAGCTGCCAAATGTTTGAGTCATCAGGGATCCTCTGCCGGCATGCCCTCCGTGTGCTCACAACGTTAAACTACTTTCAGATCCCGGACCATTACCTTCCTGTCCGATGGCATAGAACCCAGCCACAACCTTCCAAGTCATTGATTGGCGGTCCTGATCATGGCAGATCATATGAAAGGGTGAAAGCGCTCCAGTCCATGGTCTCAGTTCTGGTGAGCGAAGCAGGCAaatcggaggaacggatggatctCGCGACACAGGAGGTCTCTGTCCTACTGTCCCGGATAAGGCAGCAACCTGTTGTGCCGAATGTATCAGGTGATAGTGTTCGTCGGCAGCGGTGA
- the LOC109766280 gene encoding protein FAR1-RELATED SEQUENCE 11 isoform X2, whose amino-acid sequence MERPSSGEDGEGDSPNETRISLETAAAEADDSVPYIGQRFPTHEAAYELYSGFAKQCGFSIRRHRTEGKDGVGKGLTRRYFVCHRAGNTPAKPFDDGAKQQRNRKSSRCGCQAYLRIGRDAGAGGLEWRVTGFSNHHNHELLRQDEQMMRIMELEKCVQPGSLPFTEKDVRNLIHSFRRFELEEESVDLLQMCRNVKEKDPNFKYDFTKDANNCVENIAWSYASSIQSYEVFGDAVVLDTTHRLTSIDMTLGIWIGMNNHGMPCFFSCALLREGNLQSFIWALQVFLNFMNRKAPQTVLTDQNMHLKEAVQKELPNTKHALSIGLIASRFPSWFNAVLGRHYNDWENEFYRLHNMESTMDFDLGWSDMVSCYGLHGNRHIASLFASRKLWASPYLRGHFLAGLAALPGISKIKDFIQRLLSAQTCLSRLIEQVAVVVDYKDQAGEQQIAQQNSENTILKTAAPVEGHAAAVFTPYAFYELQDELVEAAHYAYFHLEGNAFLVRHHTKTDGGCNVTWNQKEELISCSCQMFESSGILCRHALRVLTTLNYFQIPDHYLPVRWHRTQPQPSKSLIGGPDHGRSYERVKALQSMVSVLVSEAGKSEERMDLATQEVSVLLSRIRQQPVVPNVSGDSVRRQR is encoded by the exons ATGGAAAGACCCAGCAGCGGGGAGGATGGAGAGGGGGACTCTCCCAACGAGACGAGGATCTCGCTggagacggcggcggcagaggcggACGACTCCGTCCCGTACATAGGGCAGCGGTTCCCGACACACGAAGCGGCGTACGAGCTCTACAGCGGGTTCGCAAAGCAGTGCGGGTTCTCGATCCGGCGGCACCGTACGGAGGGGAAGGACGGCGTGGGCAAGGGGCTGACCCGGCGGTACTTCGTGTGCCACCGCGCCGGCAACACGCCAGCGAAGCCCTTCGACGACGGCGCCAAGCAGCAGAGGAACAGGAAGTCCTCTCGCTGCGGCTGCCAGGCGTACCTACGCATTGGCAGGGATGCGGGAGCCGGCGGTCTGGAGTGGCGAGTCACGGGGTTCTCTAACCACCACAACCATGAGCTCCTCCGGCAGGATGAG CAGATGATGAGGATAATGGAGCTGGAGAAGTGCGTCCAGCCGGGGAGCCTCCCATTTACTGAGAAGGATGTGAGGAATCTCATACACTCCTTCAGGAGGTTCGAGCTGGAGGAGGAGAGTGTCGACCTGCTTCAGATGTGCAGAAATGTTAAGGAGAAGGATCCCAATTTCAAGTATGACTTCACCAAAGACGCCAACAACTGCGTTGAGAATATCGCCTGGTCGTACGCATCATCGATCCAGTCTTACGAGGTATTTGGTGATGCTGTTGTGTTGGACACCACTCATCGGCTAACTTCTATTGACATGACACTGGGTATTTGGATTGGAATGAACAATCATGGGATGCCTTGCTTCTTCAGTTGTGCGCTTCTGAGGGAAGGAAATCTGCAATCCTTCATATGGGCATTACAG GTATTTCTCAACTTCATGAACAGAAAAGCTCCACAGACAGTATTGACTGATCAAAATATGCATCTCAAAGAAGCAGTTCAAAAGGAGCTACCAAACACAAAGCATGCCCTCTCCATCGGGCTTATTGCATCCAGGTTTCCATCTTGGTTCAATGCAGTTCTCGGGAGACACTATAATGACTGGGAAAACGAGTTCTATAGGCTGCACAACATGGAAAGCACAATGGACTTCGATCTTGGATGGAGTGACATGGTGAGCTGCTATGGATTACATGGAAATAGGCACATTGCTAGCTTATTTGCATCACGGAAGCTTTGGGCATCGCCATATTTGAGAGGACATTTTTTGGCAGGGCTGGCTGCTTTGCCGGGAATTTCAAAAATAAAGGATTTCATTCAGCGGTTGTTGAGCGCCCAGACATGCCTATCCCGTTTGATTGAGCAG GTTGCGGTAGTTGTTGACTACAAAGATCAAGCTGGGGAACAACAAATAGCGCAACAAAACTCGGAAAATACAATTCTCAAGACGGCAGCTCCAGTGGAAGGACATGCTGCAGCTGTTTTCACCCCATATGCATTCTATGAGCTACAGGATGAGCTTGTAGAGGCTGCCCATTATGCCTACTTCCACTTGGAAGGGAATGCTTTTCTTGTCCGGCACCATACCAAGACAGATGGCGGTTGCAATGTCACATGGAACCAAAAGGAGGAACTAATTTCTTGCAGCTGCCAAATGTTTGAGTCATCAGGGATCCTCTGCCGGCATGCCCTCCGTGTGCTCACAACGTTAAACTACTTTCAGATCCCGGACCATTACCTTCCTGTCCGATGGCATAGAACCCAGCCACAACCTTCCAAGTCATTGATTGGCGGTCCTGATCATGGCAGATCATATGAAAGGGTGAAAGCGCTCCAGTCCATGGTCTCAGTTCTGGTGAGCGAAGCAGGCAaatcggaggaacggatggatctCGCGACACAGGAGGTCTCTGTCCTACTGTCCCGGATAAGGCAGCAACCTGTTGTGCCGAATGTATCAGGTGATAGTGTTCGTCGGCAGCGGTGA
- the LOC109766280 gene encoding protein FAR1-RELATED SEQUENCE 11 isoform X3 produces MERPSSGEDGEGDSPNETRISLETAAAEADDSVPYIGQRFPTHEAAYELYSGFAKQCGFSIRRHRTEGKDGVGKGLTRRYFVCHRAGNTPAKPFDDGAKQQRNRKSSRCGCQAYLRIGRDAGAGGLEWRVTGFSNHHNHELLRQDEMMRIMELEKCVQPGSLPFTEKDVRNLIHSFRRFELEEESVDLLQMCRNVKEKDPNFKYDFTKDANNCVENIAWSYASSIQSYEVFGDAVVLDTTHRLTSIDMTLGIWIGMNNHGMPCFFSCALLREGNLQSFIWALQVFLNFMNRKAPQTVLTDQNMHLKEAVQKELPNTKHALSIGLIASRFPSWFNAVLGRHYNDWENEFYRLHNMESTMDFDLGWSDMVSCYGLHGNRHIASLFASRKLWASPYLRGHFLAGLAALPGISKIKDFIQRLLSAQTCLSRLIEQVAVVVDYKDQAGEQQIAQQNSENTILKTAAPVEGHAAAVFTPYAFYELQDELVEAAHYAYFHLEGNAFLVRHHTKTDGGCNVTWNQKEELISCSCQMFESSGILCRHALRVLTTLNYFQIPDHYLPVRWHRTQPQPSKSLIGGPDHGRSYERVKALQSMVSVLVSEAGKSEERMDLATQEVSVLLSRIRQQPVVPNVSGDSVRRQR; encoded by the exons ATGGAAAGACCCAGCAGCGGGGAGGATGGAGAGGGGGACTCTCCCAACGAGACGAGGATCTCGCTggagacggcggcggcagaggcggACGACTCCGTCCCGTACATAGGGCAGCGGTTCCCGACACACGAAGCGGCGTACGAGCTCTACAGCGGGTTCGCAAAGCAGTGCGGGTTCTCGATCCGGCGGCACCGTACGGAGGGGAAGGACGGCGTGGGCAAGGGGCTGACCCGGCGGTACTTCGTGTGCCACCGCGCCGGCAACACGCCAGCGAAGCCCTTCGACGACGGCGCCAAGCAGCAGAGGAACAGGAAGTCCTCTCGCTGCGGCTGCCAGGCGTACCTACGCATTGGCAGGGATGCGGGAGCCGGCGGTCTGGAGTGGCGAGTCACGGGGTTCTCTAACCACCACAACCATGAGCTCCTCCGGCAGGATGAG ATGATGAGGATAATGGAGCTGGAGAAGTGCGTCCAGCCGGGGAGCCTCCCATTTACTGAGAAGGATGTGAGGAATCTCATACACTCCTTCAGGAGGTTCGAGCTGGAGGAGGAGAGTGTCGACCTGCTTCAGATGTGCAGAAATGTTAAGGAGAAGGATCCCAATTTCAAGTATGACTTCACCAAAGACGCCAACAACTGCGTTGAGAATATCGCCTGGTCGTACGCATCATCGATCCAGTCTTACGAGGTATTTGGTGATGCTGTTGTGTTGGACACCACTCATCGGCTAACTTCTATTGACATGACACTGGGTATTTGGATTGGAATGAACAATCATGGGATGCCTTGCTTCTTCAGTTGTGCGCTTCTGAGGGAAGGAAATCTGCAATCCTTCATATGGGCATTACAG GTATTTCTCAACTTCATGAACAGAAAAGCTCCACAGACAGTATTGACTGATCAAAATATGCATCTCAAAGAAGCAGTTCAAAAGGAGCTACCAAACACAAAGCATGCCCTCTCCATCGGGCTTATTGCATCCAGGTTTCCATCTTGGTTCAATGCAGTTCTCGGGAGACACTATAATGACTGGGAAAACGAGTTCTATAGGCTGCACAACATGGAAAGCACAATGGACTTCGATCTTGGATGGAGTGACATGGTGAGCTGCTATGGATTACATGGAAATAGGCACATTGCTAGCTTATTTGCATCACGGAAGCTTTGGGCATCGCCATATTTGAGAGGACATTTTTTGGCAGGGCTGGCTGCTTTGCCGGGAATTTCAAAAATAAAGGATTTCATTCAGCGGTTGTTGAGCGCCCAGACATGCCTATCCCGTTTGATTGAGCAG GTTGCGGTAGTTGTTGACTACAAAGATCAAGCTGGGGAACAACAAATAGCGCAACAAAACTCGGAAAATACAATTCTCAAGACGGCAGCTCCAGTGGAAGGACATGCTGCAGCTGTTTTCACCCCATATGCATTCTATGAGCTACAGGATGAGCTTGTAGAGGCTGCCCATTATGCCTACTTCCACTTGGAAGGGAATGCTTTTCTTGTCCGGCACCATACCAAGACAGATGGCGGTTGCAATGTCACATGGAACCAAAAGGAGGAACTAATTTCTTGCAGCTGCCAAATGTTTGAGTCATCAGGGATCCTCTGCCGGCATGCCCTCCGTGTGCTCACAACGTTAAACTACTTTCAGATCCCGGACCATTACCTTCCTGTCCGATGGCATAGAACCCAGCCACAACCTTCCAAGTCATTGATTGGCGGTCCTGATCATGGCAGATCATATGAAAGGGTGAAAGCGCTCCAGTCCATGGTCTCAGTTCTGGTGAGCGAAGCAGGCAaatcggaggaacggatggatctCGCGACACAGGAGGTCTCTGTCCTACTGTCCCGGATAAGGCAGCAACCTGTTGTGCCGAATGTATCAGGTGATAGTGTTCGTCGGCAGCGGTGA